A genome region from Anopheles stephensi strain Indian chromosome 2, UCI_ANSTEP_V1.0, whole genome shotgun sequence includes the following:
- the LOC118507750 gene encoding general transcription factor IIH subunit 1 has translation MTTTREDVLLQMGEVRFKKGDGTLYVMNERIAWIAEHRDTVAVSHRFQDIKMQKISPEGKPKVQLQVVLHDGNSSTFHFVNRLGPQAQMADRDKVKELLQQLLPNFRRKIDKELEEKNRILTENPSLLQLYKDLVITQVLTSEEFWARHAKDYMNKEQTVKQDIGVSGAFLADIKPQTDGCNGLRYNLTADIIECIFKTYPAVKRKHTEHVPSKMTEAEFWTKFFQSHYFHRDRIVAGGTKDIFTECGKIDDQQLRQSVQENLGDPLLDIRAFEDNTLEDGFCSSATAKQQTVNSGNIVHQSMIKRFNQHSFSVLKTCTDVKTLNCGIGSILSATPGVPSDSSANGGAPVANGKEKTNNNNLPAADGSNNNNTVNGLSKKDKRSHDQHLANGTTGEHKSNGTMGPPPPSANGAPFVEPTMKKARIQAKITYDDLEGEEDERTRVKQLNLTKIERYLHGPVPASAASGTGGHDSSHSSNHRNEAGLHDFETTHAMILEAANGTWSNRTPHKLLVSPAAAVSALGDLSPGGALMRGFQEQSLAQLVPPDIEKEVRNLYLSLLELLKEFWKCFPPTTPQLESEATRMHDILQRFAMVKLKPFEDRAMRELLPLGSSLTQHLNQLLQSANRKYAIWQDRQRRTHR, from the exons ATGACTACGACACGGGAGGACGTGCTGCTACAGATGGGCGAGGTCCGGTTTAAAAAGGGCGACGGTACGCTCTACGTGATGAACGAACGAATCGCATGGATTGCTGAGCATCGCGATACGGTTGCTGTGTCACACCGTTTCCAGGATATAAAAA TGCAAAAAATTTCCCCGGAAGGTAAGCCGAAGGTACAGCTGCAGGTGGTACTGCACGATGGTAACAGCTCGACGTTTCACTTCGTCAACCGGCTCGGGCCGCAGGCACAGATGGCCGACCGGGATAAGGTGAAGGAGCTGTTGCAACAGTTGCTGCCAAACTTTAGGCGCAAGATCGACAAAGAGCTGGAGGAGAAGAATCGCATCCTGACGGAAAACCCATCGCTGTTGCAGCTGTACAAAGATCTGGTCATCACGCAGGTGCTGACGAGCGAGGAGTTTTGGGCCCGGCATGCCAAGGACTACATGAACAAAGAGCAAACGGTAAAGCAGGACATCGGTGTGTCCGGTGCGTTTCTGGCCGACATAAAGCCCCAGACGGACGGGTGTAACGGGTTGCGGTACAATCTAACGGCGGACATTATTGAGTGTATCTTCAAAACGTATCCCGCGGTGAAGCGGAAACACACCGAGCACGTGCCGAGCAAGATGACGGAGGCGGAGTTTTGGACAAAGTTCTTCCAGTCGCATTACTTCCACCGGGACCGTATCGTGGCCGGCGGCACCAAAGACATTTTCACCGAGTGCGGCAAGATCGACGATCAGCAGCTGCGACAGTCGGTGCAGGAGAATCTCGGCGACCCGTTGCTGGACATACGCGCGTTCGAAGATAACACGCTGGAGGATGGGTTCTGCAGCTCGGCCACCGCCAAGCAGCAGACGGTGAACAGTGGGAACATCGTGCATCAGAGTATGATCAAGCGATTTAATCAGCATTCGTTTTCCGTGCTTAAAACGTGCACGGATGTAAAAACCCTCAACTGTGGTATTGGGTCAATTTTGTCCGCCACACCGGGTGTGCCGTCGGACTCGTCGGCGAACGGTGGTGCGCCGGTTGCGAATGGGAAGGAAAAGACAAACAACAATAACCTGCCGGCGGCCGATGGaagtaataacaataatacGGTGAATGGGCTTAGCAAGAAGGATAAGCGATCGCACGATCAGCACCTTGCCAATGGGACCACCGGGGAGCACAAAAGTAATGGGACGATGGGCCCACCGCCGCCATCCGCGAACGGTGCGCCGTTCGTCGAGCCTACGATGAAGAAGGCCCGGATTCAGGCGAAAATTACCTACGACGATCTGGAGGGCGAAGAGGACGAACGGACCCGTGTGAAGCAGCTGAATTTGACCAAAATCGAACGGTACCTTCATGGGCCCGTGCCGGCGTCGGCGGCTAGTGGGACGGGCGGACACGATTCTTCACATTCTAGCAATCACCGGAATGAGGCCGGTTTGCATGATTTCGAAACGACGCATGCGATGATCCTGGAGGCCGCCAATGGGACGTGGAGCAATCGGACGCCTCACAAGCTGCTCGTTAGCCCGGCTGCCGCTGTCAGTGCGCTCGGCGATCTGAGTCCGGGCGGTGCGCTCATGAGAGGGTTCCAGGAACAAAGCCTTGCCC AACTTGTGCCTCCGGATATAGAGAAGGAAGTGCGTAACCTTTACCTTTCGCTGCTGGAATTGCTGAAGGAGTTTTGGAAGTGTTTCCCACCAACGACGCCCCAGCTGGAGTCAGAAGCAACCCGCATGCACGACATACTGCAACGTTTCGCGATGGTCAAATTGAAGCCGTTTGAG GATCGTGCCATGAGAGAACTGTTGCCATTGGGCTCCTCGCTAACGCAGCACCTGAACCAACTGCTCCAGTCGGCCAACCGGAAGTATGCGATCTGGCAGGACCGTCAGCGTCGTACGCACAGGTAG
- the LOC118505281 gene encoding uncharacterized protein LOC118505281 isoform X4: MEGFEYVIQRPPQARICFGSSIEREAVPLQGPAMSALMRRRQPELLGENLAPGCHNLSYDAGTPDAHPALRKRVSRKGYGPLAATGVRFNFEEVSNSPGVGDYEVAGRKPSKAKQSAKPFGSGTDDRTKDHSPAYPGVGTYVFKTRKDIRSHSFGGTIKIMPAARTICRTDNFDRCQRCDERPEVDYWKNLRTERCLCRRCMVKELEEARCHSKSKSDQKKRAETLQEYKRVRHCAYYHRHDKTSAAIQFISNKQLKRKFRLENYLSMFE, translated from the exons ATGGAAG GGTTCGAGTATGTTATACAGCGTCCACCCCAGGCAAGGATCTGCTTCGGATCTAGCATCGAACGGGAAGCGGTCCCGCTGCAAGGACCGGCCATGAGTGCGCTGATGCGTCGTCGACAACCGGAACTGTTGGGTGAAAATCTAGCCCCCGGATGTCACAACCTTAGCTACGATGCGGGGACACCGGACGCACATCCGGCACTACGGAAGCGGGTGAGTCGTAAAGGATATGGCCCACTGGCCGCTACCGGCGTGAGGTTCAACTTTGAGGAGGTGAGCAACAGTCCGGGCGTTGGGGATTACGAAGTGGCGGGAAGGAAGCCATCGAAAGCGAAACAGTCGGCTAAACCTTTCGGCAGTGGAACGGACGATCGTACCAAGGATCATTCGCCGGCGTATCCTGG CGTTGGAACGTACGTATTCAAAACGCGCAAGGACATCCGGAGTCATTCGTTTGGTGGAACTATTAAAATTATGCCCGCGGCAAGGACGATCTGCAGGACGGATAACTTTGATCGCTGTCAGCGGTGTGACGAGCGGCCAGAGGTGGATTACTGGAAGAATCTTAGGACGGAACGATGCCTATGTAGGCGCTGCATGGTGAAGGAGCTCGAGGAGGCGCGATGTCACTCCAAGAGCAAGTCCGACCAGAAGAAGCGCGCCGAGACGCTCCAGGAGTACAAG CGTGTACGGCACTGTGCATACTACCATCGGCACGATAAGACCAGCGCAGCGATACAGTTCATCAGCAACAAGCAGTTGAAGCGCAAGTTCCGGTTGGAAAATTACCTTTCGATGTTTGAATAG
- the LOC118505281 gene encoding uncharacterized protein LOC118505281 isoform X1, which produces MFRWAKEKRSMKSSSPAVSLWMGKTNDDRFLRSNNKACERFEYVIQRPPQARICFGSSIEREAVPLQGPAMSALMRRRQPELLGENLAPGCHNLSYDAGTPDAHPALRKRVSRKGYGPLAATGVRFNFEEVSNSPGVGDYEVAGRKPSKAKQSAKPFGSGTDDRTKDHSPAYPGVGTYVFKTRKDIRSHSFGGTIKIMPAARTICRTDNFDRCQRCDERPEVDYWKNLRTERCLCRRCMVKELEEARCHSKSKSDQKKRAETLQEYKRVRHCAYYHRHDKTSAAIQFISNKQLKRKFRLENYLSMFE; this is translated from the exons ATGTTCCGgtgggcaaaagaaaaacggtcgATGAAATCTTCTTCCCCTGCTGTTAGTCTTTGGatgggaaaaacaaacgacgACCGTTTCCTGCGGTCCAACAACAAAGCGTGTGAAA GGTTCGAGTATGTTATACAGCGTCCACCCCAGGCAAGGATCTGCTTCGGATCTAGCATCGAACGGGAAGCGGTCCCGCTGCAAGGACCGGCCATGAGTGCGCTGATGCGTCGTCGACAACCGGAACTGTTGGGTGAAAATCTAGCCCCCGGATGTCACAACCTTAGCTACGATGCGGGGACACCGGACGCACATCCGGCACTACGGAAGCGGGTGAGTCGTAAAGGATATGGCCCACTGGCCGCTACCGGCGTGAGGTTCAACTTTGAGGAGGTGAGCAACAGTCCGGGCGTTGGGGATTACGAAGTGGCGGGAAGGAAGCCATCGAAAGCGAAACAGTCGGCTAAACCTTTCGGCAGTGGAACGGACGATCGTACCAAGGATCATTCGCCGGCGTATCCTGG CGTTGGAACGTACGTATTCAAAACGCGCAAGGACATCCGGAGTCATTCGTTTGGTGGAACTATTAAAATTATGCCCGCGGCAAGGACGATCTGCAGGACGGATAACTTTGATCGCTGTCAGCGGTGTGACGAGCGGCCAGAGGTGGATTACTGGAAGAATCTTAGGACGGAACGATGCCTATGTAGGCGCTGCATGGTGAAGGAGCTCGAGGAGGCGCGATGTCACTCCAAGAGCAAGTCCGACCAGAAGAAGCGCGCCGAGACGCTCCAGGAGTACAAG CGTGTACGGCACTGTGCATACTACCATCGGCACGATAAGACCAGCGCAGCGATACAGTTCATCAGCAACAAGCAGTTGAAGCGCAAGTTCCGGTTGGAAAATTACCTTTCGATGTTTGAATAG
- the LOC118505281 gene encoding uncharacterized protein LOC118505281 isoform X3 produces the protein MIEMNEFSRLLLREARKEYQLILGRCNDFGFEYVIQRPPQARICFGSSIEREAVPLQGPAMSALMRRRQPELLGENLAPGCHNLSYDAGTPDAHPALRKRVSRKGYGPLAATGVRFNFEEVSNSPGVGDYEVAGRKPSKAKQSAKPFGSGTDDRTKDHSPAYPGVGTYVFKTRKDIRSHSFGGTIKIMPAARTICRTDNFDRCQRCDERPEVDYWKNLRTERCLCRRCMVKELEEARCHSKSKSDQKKRAETLQEYKRVRHCAYYHRHDKTSAAIQFISNKQLKRKFRLENYLSMFE, from the exons ATGATCGAAATGAACGAGTTCTCCCGCTTGCTTCTACGGGAAGCCCGCAAAGAGTATCAGCTTATCTTGGGACGCTGCAATGATTTCG GGTTCGAGTATGTTATACAGCGTCCACCCCAGGCAAGGATCTGCTTCGGATCTAGCATCGAACGGGAAGCGGTCCCGCTGCAAGGACCGGCCATGAGTGCGCTGATGCGTCGTCGACAACCGGAACTGTTGGGTGAAAATCTAGCCCCCGGATGTCACAACCTTAGCTACGATGCGGGGACACCGGACGCACATCCGGCACTACGGAAGCGGGTGAGTCGTAAAGGATATGGCCCACTGGCCGCTACCGGCGTGAGGTTCAACTTTGAGGAGGTGAGCAACAGTCCGGGCGTTGGGGATTACGAAGTGGCGGGAAGGAAGCCATCGAAAGCGAAACAGTCGGCTAAACCTTTCGGCAGTGGAACGGACGATCGTACCAAGGATCATTCGCCGGCGTATCCTGG CGTTGGAACGTACGTATTCAAAACGCGCAAGGACATCCGGAGTCATTCGTTTGGTGGAACTATTAAAATTATGCCCGCGGCAAGGACGATCTGCAGGACGGATAACTTTGATCGCTGTCAGCGGTGTGACGAGCGGCCAGAGGTGGATTACTGGAAGAATCTTAGGACGGAACGATGCCTATGTAGGCGCTGCATGGTGAAGGAGCTCGAGGAGGCGCGATGTCACTCCAAGAGCAAGTCCGACCAGAAGAAGCGCGCCGAGACGCTCCAGGAGTACAAG CGTGTACGGCACTGTGCATACTACCATCGGCACGATAAGACCAGCGCAGCGATACAGTTCATCAGCAACAAGCAGTTGAAGCGCAAGTTCCGGTTGGAAAATTACCTTTCGATGTTTGAATAG
- the LOC118505281 gene encoding uncharacterized protein LOC118505281 isoform X2: MIEMNEFSRLLLREARKEYQLILGRCNDFVSSSGFEYVIQRPPQARICFGSSIEREAVPLQGPAMSALMRRRQPELLGENLAPGCHNLSYDAGTPDAHPALRKRVSRKGYGPLAATGVRFNFEEVSNSPGVGDYEVAGRKPSKAKQSAKPFGSGTDDRTKDHSPAYPGVGTYVFKTRKDIRSHSFGGTIKIMPAARTICRTDNFDRCQRCDERPEVDYWKNLRTERCLCRRCMVKELEEARCHSKSKSDQKKRAETLQEYKRVRHCAYYHRHDKTSAAIQFISNKQLKRKFRLENYLSMFE; this comes from the exons ATGATCGAAATGAACGAGTTCTCCCGCTTGCTTCTACGGGAAGCCCGCAAAGAGTATCAGCTTATCTTGGGACGCTGCAATGATTTCG TGTCCTCCTCAGGGTTCGAGTATGTTATACAGCGTCCACCCCAGGCAAGGATCTGCTTCGGATCTAGCATCGAACGGGAAGCGGTCCCGCTGCAAGGACCGGCCATGAGTGCGCTGATGCGTCGTCGACAACCGGAACTGTTGGGTGAAAATCTAGCCCCCGGATGTCACAACCTTAGCTACGATGCGGGGACACCGGACGCACATCCGGCACTACGGAAGCGGGTGAGTCGTAAAGGATATGGCCCACTGGCCGCTACCGGCGTGAGGTTCAACTTTGAGGAGGTGAGCAACAGTCCGGGCGTTGGGGATTACGAAGTGGCGGGAAGGAAGCCATCGAAAGCGAAACAGTCGGCTAAACCTTTCGGCAGTGGAACGGACGATCGTACCAAGGATCATTCGCCGGCGTATCCTGG CGTTGGAACGTACGTATTCAAAACGCGCAAGGACATCCGGAGTCATTCGTTTGGTGGAACTATTAAAATTATGCCCGCGGCAAGGACGATCTGCAGGACGGATAACTTTGATCGCTGTCAGCGGTGTGACGAGCGGCCAGAGGTGGATTACTGGAAGAATCTTAGGACGGAACGATGCCTATGTAGGCGCTGCATGGTGAAGGAGCTCGAGGAGGCGCGATGTCACTCCAAGAGCAAGTCCGACCAGAAGAAGCGCGCCGAGACGCTCCAGGAGTACAAG CGTGTACGGCACTGTGCATACTACCATCGGCACGATAAGACCAGCGCAGCGATACAGTTCATCAGCAACAAGCAGTTGAAGCGCAAGTTCCGGTTGGAAAATTACCTTTCGATGTTTGAATAG
- the LOC118505278 gene encoding uncharacterized protein LOC118505278, giving the protein MFGPSLKGSSGNARNAKVKLGTASSTAAAPASACPLIGEASETTRARTQQRRCSIGALPPNVDGRPRGTLTVGFGNFLESPRVSVGGGPTSPGIRWNSTKVYAAVGLQLVWWGQKASTPVATLHWAEAGKNNTSVDYEVRTSADLFRRYLKSCEPVRLRLYSKRTETLIGTAKIQIPEKVTNFTENADQPIVAQSCGEILSVRGFKLGELCLEFGLKLDPKEIPANPASKPASLQPQKEGKENRKMLGIEQRPATVPLKTFASASNSALIVEGKIAPLHESSQRTLAGGSYQHAAKKKFNALDHESKRKVLDYLTGKPFDDERSRASSELSALSEICSISPAESMLEALARYDAAPEQNKQPYLQAVDCIRVLVEGLRLTRAGMKEMQHRTKHQWLTPTTSGFIVKMKLSRNPNTTLLKFSSTSMAFDSAEVLFESQPKTTKIALPTSGDEGLAFEFGIHLNVGSSFGKTRLFFLGSASVTLRELLDGRLSCYKRCPVRLASDDILLGTLTLRMHLGRRGLHFGSELIDAVTVDDGNVTLDTSSDSDTWDGPMTEPLATARQPYSHRPHSCGHQPMGCNQLRHRGLFPHASWTCTRHTGCPTDNQSPSETKDTNTTKNQQTNPTANENRDGMEQNDPNGPPGRSQSDPKPMEMETSAPEDRVKLLHGILHLGQLRSLPASDYFLVCNTFWTDEPTTLTSDLCPEGGDFNYLHTFPVLANSTFIERVRNQHMKVELWQKPPGEPEKLIGYTRLSLHQFYIAFRDAQLSEHLSHAKLPVISIDGWSGITSPLAAEPCGEIKAILAIGTEGQIEHFKTMRNLQHVSSDVPRSLANRASVPTSVLGSPTRRIYPRPEHKSIQSMNSGTKQPQTSEVANMLSAFIENLAQRLPISSERSTAPSYDHSNASTDHQPMDAAPHSGASPHSNANRPQLRKTADLLDNLQKALSQRPPASALDGFGGLGGLGMATLLGAATTPADQTPPAAGAVQPPDTAAQPAAANDDGSSGSMESVNESQPPTTLESSSSSKAAPSSGELTSVPIDECKVFRVAIEIEQAVNLPKLTISKKYAKRHKNRNVPDTLELEPSAYATFEGYNLKPGMPNTVKSHEGIVYTTHVLERNCAPGWQKRFEVQLPVDLMLNDEKRFILKVWRKAALSDAPKCRLLPAPMEDAVIGFCAIDLSVLLSGMPYILGWYNIMDFSGRCNGQIKVNVQPLENVQVYKALDEQMNFQIPLSIDVDCTAIGLDAANNTSLSRALKRKFTELEEITERLKARLFDVTEGGDDGVDPDDQFERDLNTEAEEEEDESWPDEFVGDTSNQKRNSQYPNGALTLTTNTSSYSMCATDRRVNDPPERSLTGCSNHNQPRRQSAQLQNLEDLIQTHGIDTLINPAIIKNLLNPSNSDETPPLGEGAGLEGATDADMSDTTSSSRSSLLPNDSKQATGSGDKVRQIASALQRTTISDSTSPVNASAKCRQAPEGEPMKKDADN; this is encoded by the exons ATGTTTGGCCCGAGTTTAAAAGGTTCGTCCGGAAACGCTCGGAACGCAAAGGTAAAGCTTGGTACGGCATCTTCCACCGCTGCAGCGCCCGCATCTGCCTGTCCATTGATCGGCGAAGCGTCCGAAACCACCCGTGCCAGAACACAACAGCGAAGGTGCAGCATCGGTGCCTTACCACCGAATGTGGATGGTCGGCCGCGGGGTACGCTGACAGTCGGGTTCGGTAACTTCCTAGAATCGCCCCGCGTATCGGTAGGAGGCGGTCCCACCAGCCCTGGGATCCGGTGGAACAGCACGAAAGTGTACGCCGCTGTGGGTCTGCAGCTAGTGTGGTGGGGACAGAAGGCGTCCACCCCGGTTGCAACGCTTCACTGGGCAGAGGCAGGCAAAAACAACACCAGCGTCGATTACGAAGTGCGTACCAGTGCGGATCTGTTCCGACGGTACCTTAAAAGCTGCGAACCGGTTCGGCTGCGGCTGTATTCAAAACGCACCGAAACGCTTATCGGCACCGCAAAGATACAAATACCCGAAAAAGTAACTAACTTTACCGAAAACGCAGACCAACCGATTGTCGCACAAAGCTGTGGCGAAATTCTAAGCGTACGAGGGTTTAAGCTGGGAGAGCTTTGTTTGGAATTTGGGCTCAAACTCGATCCCAAGGAGATTCCTGCAAATCCCGCTAGCAAACCCGCCAGCTTGCAGCCCCAGaaagagggaaaagaaaatcgcaAAATGTTGGGCATCGAGCAGCGGCCCGCGACGGTCCCGTTGAAAACATTCGCGTCCGCATCGAATTCCGCGCTGAttgtggaaggaaaaatagCTCCGCTTCATGAAAGCTCACAGCGTACGCTGGCCGGTGGCAGCTATCAGCACGCGGCGAAGAAAAAGTTCAACGCATTGGATCACGAATCGAAGCGGAAAGTGTTGGATTATTTAACCGGAAAACCGTTCGATGATGAACGATCCCGGGCATCGTCGGAGCTGTCGGCACTGAGTGAGATTTGCTCCATATCGCCAGCGGAAAGTATGCTGGAAGCGCTTGCCCGATACGATGCTGCACCGGAACAGAACAAGCAACCGTATCTTCAGGCTGTCGACTGTATCCGCGTGTTGGTGGAAGGGCTGAGACTTACGCGGGCCGGCATGAAGGAAATGCAGCATCGCACAAAGCATCAGTGGCTTACGCCGACAACGTCCGGATTTATTGTGAAGATGAAGCTCTCGCGCAATCCCAACACAACGCTGCTCAAATTCAGCTCCACATCGATGGCTTTCGATAGTGCGGAGGTTTTGTTCGAAAGCCAACCGAAAACCACTAAAATTGCCCTCCCGACCAGTGGAGATGAAGGACTAGCCTTCGAGTTCGGCATCCATCTGAACGTTGGCAGTAGCTTCGGAAAGACTCGACTGTTCTTCCTCGGCTCGGCTTCCGTTACACTGCGCGAGCTGTTAGATGGACGGCTAAGCTGCTACAAACGCTGCCCAGTTCGGTTGGCATCGGACGATATTCTGCTCGGCACGCTAACGCTACGCATGCACCTGGGACGCCGAGGCCTTCACTTTGGGTCCGAACTGATCGATGCCGTAACGGTGGACGATGGAAACGTGACGCTCGATACTTCGAGCGATAGCGACACATGGGACGGTCCTATGACAGAGCCTTTAGCTACTGCGCGCCAACCGTATTCTCACAGGCCACATTCTTGTGGCCATCAGCCGATGGGCTGCAACCAGCTACGGCATCGTGGCTTATTTCCACACGCAAGCTGGACATGTACAAGGCACACCGGTTGCCCAACGGACAATCAAAGTCCTTCCGAAACGaaggacacaaacacaacgaAAAATCAGCAAACGAATCCTACTGCTAACGAAAATCGTGACGGAATGGAGCAGAACGATCCGAATGGACCACCCGGCCGTTCCCAGTCCGATCCAAAAccgatggaaatggaaaccaGCGCACCGGAAGATCGTGTAAAGCTTCTGCACGGAATACTTCACCTCGGGCAGCTTAGGTCACTGCCCGCCAGCGATTACTTTCTGGTGTGTAACACATTCTGGACGGACGAACCGACCACCCTAACGTCGGACCTTTGCCCGGAAGGAGGAGATTTTAACTATCTCCACACGTTCCCGGTGCTCGCGAATTCGACCTTTATCGAGCGTGTCCGCAATCAGCACATGAAGGTCGAACTGTGGCAGAAACCACCCGGAGAACCGGAGAAACTCATCGGCTACACACGCCTGTCGCTGCATCAATTCTACATCGCGTTCCGGGATGCGCAGTTAAGCGAACATTTGTCCCACGCAAAGCTTCCGGTCATTTCGATCGACGGTTGGAGCGGCATAACATCACCACTGGCCGCCGAGCCGTGTGGAGAAATTAAGGCCATTCTAGCCATCGGTACGGAGGGTCAGATTGAGCATTTTAAAACCATGCGGAACCTTCAGCACGTATCGAGCGACGTTCCGCGCTCGCTGGCCAATCGAGCAAGCGTGCCCACGTCCGTGCTCGGTTCGCCTACGCGCCGCATTTACCCACGCCCCGAGCACAAATCAATCCAATCGATGAACAGCGGCACTAAACAGCCGCAAACGTCCGAAGTAGCGAACATGCTGTCGGCGTTCATCGAAAATCTGGCCCAACGCTTGCCAATCTCGTCGGAGCGCAGTACGGCACCGAGCTACGATCATAGCAACGCTTCCACCGACCACCAACCGATGGATGCAGCACCGCACTCCGGCGCATCACCACACTCCAATGCTAACAGGCCGCAGCTGCGTAAAACGGCCGATCTGCTCGACAACCTTCAGAAAGCCCTATCTCAAAGACCGCCAGCATCGGCACTGGATGGGTTCGGTGGGCTGGGCGGGTTGGGCATGGCAACGCTGCTCGGTGCCGCAACTACTCCGGCCGATCAAACGCCACCGGCAGCGGGTGCAGTACAGCCGCCCGATACTGCTGCTCAGCCCGCGGCAGCAAACGACGATGGTTCTAGTGGTTCCATGGAAAGCGTTAACGAATCCCAACCACCAACGACGCTGGAGAGCTCTAGCAGTAGTAAAGCAGCACCGAGCAGCGGAGAACTCACCTCCGTACCGATCGATGAGTGTAAAGTGTTCCGGGTTGCGATCGAAATCGAGCAGGCGGTGAATTTGCCGAAGCTCACCATTAGCAAAAAATATGCCAAGCGGCACAAGAATCGCAACGTTCCCGACACGCTGGAGCTCGAGCCGAGTGCGTATGCCACGTTTGAGGGGTACAACTTGAAACCCGGCATGCCAAACACGGTCAAATCGCACGAAGGAATTGTGTATACGACGCACGTGCTGGAGCGTAACTGTGCTCCCGGGTGGCAGAAACGGTTCGAGGTGCAACTTCCGGTCGATCTGATGTTGAAC GACGAAAAGCGATTCATACTGAAGGTTTGGCGGAAGGCGGCGCTAAGCGATGCACCCAAGTGTCGATTGCTGCCCGCCCCGATGGAGGATGCCGTGATCGGGTTCTGTGCGATCGATCTGAGTGTGCTTCTGTCCGGCATGCCGTATATACTCGGTTGGTACAACATTATGGACTTTTCCGGACGCTGCAACGGTCAAATCAAG GTTAATGTACAACCGCTGGAAAACGTGCAAGTGTACAAGGCACTCGATGAGCAGATGAACTTCCAGATACCGCTCTCGATCGACGTGGACTGTACCGCAATCGGGCTGGATGCGGCCAACAACACCTCGCTCAGTCGTGCGCTGAAGCGCAAGTTTACTGAGCTGGAAGAAATCACCGAACGCCTGAAGGCACGCCTGTTCGATGTGACGGAGGGCGGCGATGATGGGGTCGATCCGGACGATCAGTTCGAGCGCGATCTTAACACGGAAgcggaagaggaggaagatgaATCGTGGCCCGATGAGTTTGTCGGTGATACGTCGAATCAGAAACGCAACAGTCAGTACCCGAACGGGGCACTAACGCTGACCACCAACACATCGTCCTACTCGATGTGTGCCACCGATCGTCGTGTAAACGATCCGCCGGAAAGGTCCCTCACCGGTTGCTCTAATCATAATCAACCGCGCCGCCAATCGGCACAGCTGCAGAACCTGGAGGATCTGATTCAAACGCACGGCATCGATACGCTGATAAATCCGGCCATCATAAAGAATCTCCTCAATCCATCCAACTCGGACGAAACGCCACCGCTCGGGGAGGGTGCAGGGCTGGAGGGGGCAACCGATGCGGACATGAGCGATACAACTTCCTCGTCCCGCTCGTCGCTGCTTCCGAACGATAGCAAGCAGGCGACGGGAAGTGGGGACAAAGTAAGACAGATTGCTTCCGCCCTGCAGCGGACAACCATTTCCGATTCGACGAGCCCCGTGAACGCGTCCGCGAAATGTCGACAGGCACCGGAAGGTGAACCGATGAAGAAGGACGCTGACAATTGA
- the LOC118505283 gene encoding group XIIA secretory phospholipase A2: MQIPYMKVAIYSLTFLTYAYTGYGSNMIANLRDAIIAAEAVFGDVMKNVLHVAKKFKVVHEVFDAAVEENCVYKCPGDITPARNKFYIPQSDGCGSLGMKISTEYLPAVEMEQCCNAHDICYDTCNSDKELCDLDFKRCLYRYCDDYEKNVVGDIVVKGCKAAAKMLFTGTLTLGCKSYLDSQQRCCYCPPEKTGEGTKPEEPNRKYTDSPKGTKDYGKDRDKGSKDKNKYGWKEL, encoded by the exons ATGCAAATTCCCTACATGAAAGTGGCGATCTACTCGCTTACGTTTCTAACGTACGCGTACACCGGCTACGGTTCGAACATGATAGCGAATCTGCGCGATGCCATCATAGCGGCGGAAGCCGTCTTTGGAGACGTGATGAAGAACGTGTTGCATGTGGCGAAAAAGTTCAAAGTCGTCCACGAAGTGTTTGATGCGGCGGTCGAGGAAAACTGTGTGTACAAATGTCCTGGCG ACATAACACCCGCACGGAACAAATTCTACATACCCCAGTCGGACGGATGCGGATCGCTGGGGATGAAGATTAGCACCGAGTACCTGCCGGCGGTAGAAATGGAACAGTGCTGCAATGCTCACGACATCTGCTACGACACGTGCAACAGCGATAAGGAGCTGTGCGACTTGGATTTTAAACGCTGCCTGTATCGATACTGCGATGATTACGAAAAGAATGTTGTAGGTGATATTGTGGTTAAAG GTTGTAAAGCGGCTGCAAAGATGCTCTTCACTGGTACGCTTACCTTGGGCTGTAAATCATACCTAGACTCGCAGCAACGGTGCTGCTACTGTCCACCGGAAAAGACCGGAGAGGGCACCAAACCGGAGGAACCGAACCGTAAATACACCGATAGTCCAAAAGGCACGAAGGACTATGGTAAGGATAGGGATAAAGGAAGTAAGGATAAGAACAAATACGGCTGGAAGGAGCTGTAG